The following nucleotide sequence is from Paenibacillus odorifer.
TTTTCTGTAAGGGGGTTTTTTGCACCAAAAGATCTTGTATATCTAAATAGATTTGAAAATAGGCGCGAAAAGTTATATTATGTCCTCGAGTGGAGGAATCTCCATTGGGGTAATGTAATACAATAATAAACAATCAAAGGGTTACTTCTAAGGAGGGCGAACAAATATGAGCTTTTGCTGTGGAGCGAGTATGGTAGGAACAAAGGGGACCCTAAAACATTATCGCACGCAAGTCCATAATGTTCCCCTGCTTTTTTGTCCGGTATGTCATCGTGTGGAGGTTCACTACAAGGTCGAGAATGAATATGAGATCTTAGCGGAATATGCACATGGAGATGGTGTTACCGACGTGGACTTTCAGGACTATGTCATGGAAGACGAAACTGCAATTTTCGAGAACGTCATTAACGTCGAGAGTGAAGATCCTCTAGCCGTTGTACGCAATCAAATCGATATGGCGCTTGATCTGCTAGCTGTAGCCAAACAGATTGAGGATACCAAGTGGGAACGGGAATTGAAAAAAAGGTTAGCTGTGATGAGTCAGCGCCGTCTACGCCTGCAACAAAAGGCATAAGTTTATTACTAATTTTTTGGGCATGCCCCATTTTTCCATGTAAGCCTCCGCAATCGCGGGGGCTTTTTAGCTTTTTATAATCCTTTTTAGTTTTTCGTGATCCTTTTTAGATTTTTTTAAATCATTTAGGCGAATAAATAGCGATAAATATAATTTGATGTGATGTTTCATATGTCTTTGGAATCATTTTATGAATTTTTTTACCATTCGACAGTTTCTCCGATTGCGTTGTCTAGTTCTCTTGGATATGATTGGAATATAATTGAACCGGTTGGAAAAAGTGCAACGATTACCGAATGTTCTGGCGGCTTCGTCATACACTCAAATACATAGTAATTTGATGTCGCTTAAGCGTCTTCGTCAAATGCAGTAAAAGGGGGAACTTCGTATCGTGATTAGCCAATATCAAGAAAGTCTTCTATTACCGGGAAGAACCTATCAAACTGGACCTGTGGATACTACATACGAGGATGTTCTAGAGAATATTGACAGCGGAATCATGCTTTTTGATGAAGAGGGAGTTATAAGTTTTGTAAATAAGCAAATGTACGGGATGCTTGAACTTACCCGTCACTCTCTTGTGGGCTGCACATTTTCCCATCTACTGTCTAATGTTCGACTGAGCCGTTCCAAGAAAAAACAAGTAATGCAGAGCTACAGAGAGATGGTATACAAAGGAAAATCAAATTATGAGTTTCTAGACGAGTATGGCCGTTACTGGAAGGTTACTTTATGCTGCGGAGAGCAAATGAAAGGATGTTATTTGTTCACTGTCAAGGAAATCTCGGATTATAAGTTAATCGAACAAACGGCTTACCAGAACGATAGCTTGGCTATGCTAGGCAAATTATCCGCATCTATTGCCCATGAAATCCGGAATCCGTTGACCGCGATCCGGGGATTTATTCAACTGCTTCATCCATACTTGCACCAACTGGGGAAAGAGGAATATGCCAAGATTATATTGGCCGAGATCGATCGTGCGAACGATATTATCCATGAATTTCTCTCCTCCTCTAAGCCGTCAGTTCCGCAGGTGGGGATGATACCCGTGTCCGCATTGCTCAAGGAGGTTGTTCTCCTTACAGAGAGCGAAGCTTTAATGAAGGGCTGCCAGATCAATCTTCATCCTCTTCAAGAGGACATGGTGATTTCTGGAGATGTCAAACAGATGAAGCAAGTTGTGCTTAATATGATTAGAAATGCGATGGAGGCTGTAGCGGATCGAGAAGATGATTCGATGGGGAAAATCGAGGTTGGTGCCCGCAGAGAAGGCTCTGAGGTCCGTATGTTCATATCTGACAACGGTAAAGGAATGGATATTCGTACACTGGACAGGTTATTTAATCCTTTCTTTACTACCAAAGAGAATGGTACAGGATTGGGTCTTTCCGTAAGTGACCGCATCATCAAAAATCATGGCGGATGCATTTCTGTTAGCAGCAGAGTTAACGAGGGTACTCATTTTGTGATCTCTTTGCCATTAATCCATTAGAATAAGTAATAAGAGGCTGATCCCTGCGGATAATACAGATGCGGAGATCAGCCTTTGCTTATGTTACAATGGGTGTTGGTTTTGGGAAACAAATGGAGGTAATCACAATGAATATAGAATACAACAGTGGTGTTGCCAACAATGTGCAGGGTGATGCCCTTATCCTTATTATTTCTGAGTCTGAGGTCGAGAATGGAGGCTTTTCCGAAGGATGGGATGACAGAATTCGCCTATTGGGAAAGACGGGTTTATTTAAAGGCAAGCTTAATCAGACTTATGTACTACCTGCTGAGAATTCATCTGGTTGTCCTGTTGTTATTTTGGTTGGCAGGGGGGACCAACTTCTCACGACTGAGGATCTAAGGCAAATGGGGGCTCAGACAGCTCGTGCAGCGCTTCGTTTGAAGGCGCTCAAGCTGGTATTTGAAGTGCCGGACAAATTACAGGAGCTTACCGTAGAGAAGGATGTGACTTCTATTGCTTATGCGCTGACGGAGGGGCTAATGCTAGGTTCCTATCGCCGGGCTACCTATAAGCAGGTGCAGTCTTTTTATACAGGCCCAACAGCAGTTGTTTTCACTATAAAAGAGAAATTAGAGGGTAATGCCGGACGGGATTGGACTCAAGGCATTCAGAAGGGGCTAGCTTTCGGTGAGGCCACGAATTTGGCGCGGAGCTTGACCAACATGCCTGGTAATCTATTGACCCCCTCAGACCTTGCTGTGGCCGCTATAGAGGTTGCTGAGCGATATGGCTTTCCTTCTGAGGTGCTGGATGAACGGGAAATTGAGCAAAAAGGAATGGGCGGATTGCTCGCAGTCGGAAAAGGAAGTGTAAACCCTCCACGAATGATCGTCATCCGTTATCAGGGGACAGGGAATTGGGATAAGGTAGTGGGGCTTGTAGGGAAGGGAGTTACCTTTGACACCGGCGGGATTTCCTTAAAAAGAGCACCAGGCATGGAAGAGCTGATTAGTGATATGGGTGGGGCAGCGGCTGTACTCGGAGTAATGGAGGCGCTTGGCCGCTTACGTCCACGAATTAATGTCGTTATGGTTATTCCGTCTGCGGAGAATATGCCATCGGCCAATGCTTTTAAGCCTGGAGATGTTATTACCTCCATGAGCGGACGAACGATAGAAGTGTTGAATACCGACGCTGAAGGCAGAATTGTACTGGGAGATGCGCTGACTTATGCTCGGGAATGGGGAGCGAAACGTATTATCGATGTAGCTACACTGACAGGCGCTGTGTTGTCCACTTTGGGAGATATAGCAACAGGTGCTGTAACTAATGATGAAGCGTTTCTGGAGCGATTTCTGGCCGCTTCAAGCTATTCAGGGGAAAAGGTCTGGCAGCTTCCGGCATACCCGGAATTTCGTGAGATGCTAAAGAGCGAGGTTGCCGATATCCGTAACACTGCTGGAAGATATGGTGGAGCCACTACAGGCGGATTATTTGTAGGTGAGTTTGCTGAGGGCTTGCCATGGATTCATCTAGATATTGCTGGCACTGCATATGTATCTAAAGAACGTGGAGTTAATCCTAAGGGAGCAACAGGTGTCATGGTTCGTTCTATCATTCAGTGGCTGCTGAGCGAAAGCGAGATCTAAACATCCGGGGAGCTGTCCGATCTAAACAACAAGGGGTGTTCCCTAAACCAGAGTCTGGTTTAGGGAACACCCCTTTATTGAAATCCAAGAGCAGAAGCTTAAACAGTACGACTGGATTTTTTGGCCTTCGATTGGGAAGTGTAAGATTGAATGCCGTTCATAATTTTATCGCGAGTTCCCTTATTCTTCAGTAAATATGCTGCTCCCAATGCGACCGTTGTAAATAATGTCTTTTTGGTATTCATAGGAATTACCTCCTTGGTATTGTCTGTAGTTGCTTATAACAAACATACCCGTTAGTTAAGGAGGCTAAACGATAAATCACTATTTATTGCCCATTTTACAAGCCTACTTCTTGTTGTTAACCGGTGTTGAACAACAAGAAAGCGGGGAATCCATCGATGCTGCCGAGCAGCTTTTTCCTTTATCACAGCCTGCACAAGCGCCCTGCTTTCCCTTTTGCACATGTCGATAGATGGTCCAGCCAGAATAACCGAAAATTAAGGCGACAATCACAACATTTATCATAATGGTACCCCACTTTCATCATGAGAATCTTATAATTTACAAGTCTACGACCATCCTAATAACCGTCCGCCTTGAAAAATAATTAAAGATACGATATACGCCAGAACGAGAGAATACCCCATGGAGAAGAAGGTCCATTTCCAAGACGCTGTTTCTTTTTTGATAACCCCTACAGTAGCCAAACAAGGAATATAAAGCAGGATAAAGGCCATGAAGCTGATCGAACTTAGCGGTGTGAAGACTTGAGAGATTTGATTTTCTAAACCAGCAGCATCTGGTGCATGATAGATGATATTCATGGTAGAGACTACGACCTCTTTTGCCAAAAATCCCGGAACCAACGTAGAGCCAGCCTGCCATGTTCCGAAACCAAGCGGTGCCAGTAGCGGTGCGATCATACCCCCAAACTTAGCCAGGAAGCTGTGATCCATGTCCACATCAAACCCGCCAGGACCGGCATAAGACATAAACCAAATAATTGCTGAGCCTGCAAGAATAATAGTTCCAGCTTTTCGCAGGAAACCCTTGCCCTTTTCCCAAGTGCTGCGCGATAAGGTCTTGATCTGCGGCATACGATAAGGTGGAAGCTCGATCATGAAAACTGAGGATTCATTTTTGAATAAATATTTAGAGAATACCTTACAAAGAATCAGAGCAAACACAATACCCATCACATACATGGACAGAACTGCTACGGCCTCTTGCGCCGGAAAAAACACAGCTGCGAATAAAGCGTAAACAGGCAGTCTCGCAGAACAGGACATCAGCGGCATTAGCAAGGTGGTCAGCATGCGGTCTTTGGGCTGTTCGATGCTGCGCGCCGCCATTATGGCAGGTACATTGCAGCCGAAGCCAATGATGAATGGAATAAATGCTTTTCCGTTTAGTCCCATACGTTCCATGGTGCTGTCCATTAATAAGCAAACCCGAGCCATGTATCCTGAATCCTCCAAGAAGGAAATGATCAGGAAGAGAATGAAGATTTGCGGGACAAAGACGAGGACGCCCCCTACACCGCTAATTAATCCATCGACAATCAGGGCATGCGTGAAGCTGGATGCTCCAAGCGTCTGAAGCAGGGAATTGGCTCCATCACTAATCGGTCCGGAGATCAGGCCATCGAGGAGATCTGATAGAGGTCCGCCGACCCAGTCAAATGTGGTCTTAAAGAGAGCATACATAAAGAAGATAAATAAGGGCAGTCCTAGAAAACGATGCGTCAATATGGAATCTAATCTTTCTGTTAAGTTATGAGGTTTCTGCGTTGTTGTATCAAGTACAACCTCACAAATGGAGTGGATATAATCCATCCGCTGTGAGCGAATCCATTGGGGGAGCGTCAGGGCCAGCTTTTTGATCTGTAGCTCACTCTGACAGGATTCACAGATGTTTAGCAGGCGAGTGGTGTCCATACGTGTCTTCAGAAAATGAAGAATAACCGGATTCTGCTCCATAAGCTGTAAAGCAATCCAGCGGTGATTGGGTAAGTCCTTGATAGGAAGTAATTCCTTTTCTATAGAAGATATCGCATGCTCTACAATCTCACCGTAGTTCAACTTGAACTTTACAGCGGGAATCGCAGAGGATTTCTCTAAAATACTGAGGACTTGTGCGCAGCCTTTTCCCGTTCTTGCAACAAGCGGGAGGACAGTTATACCCAGTCGTGATTGTAAGACTTCATGATTGATGCGAATTCCACGTGCATTAGCGACGTCAATCATATTCAGTCCGAGTAAGGTAGGTTTGCCATACTCAAGTAATTGAAGCGTGAGCAGCAGATTTCGTTCCAGCTGTGAAGCATCCACGATATTAATTAAGGCTTCTGGAGATTCTTCTATTAGATACTGGGCAGCAACCCCCTCATCGCGTGAGAGTGGGTGCAAGGAATAGATGCCCGGCAAATCAATGAGCTTGCCAGCGCCGTTCTTCAGGCTGCCGATCTTCTTTTCTACAGTTACCCCTGACCAGTTACCAACATATTCGTATGAGGAGGTTAACGTATTGAAAAGAGAGGTTTTACCTGTATTGGGGTTACCTACAAGAGCTATTGAACTCAAGACACGTTCACCTCAATCAATGAAGCTTCCTTCCGGCGGATGGCGAACAGTTGTCCATTGCACTCTAAGGTAATAGGTCCTAAAAAAGGTCCTTTTCCTTTCAGGCGAATGCTCACACCCTCGGACACTCCAAGATCAGCCAGACGACGGCGTAGGATAGGATTGATTCCTTCTATTTTATGAATATATCCGGTCGAACCCGGTTGTAGTCGCAGCAATGAGCAAGAGGTAGAAGCCATTTTTATCCCTCCAAAAGAGACTGATAATCAATCTCAATGATTTTCTTGTAATGTAGCATTTTTAGGGCTTATTTACTGTGATCATTGTCGCTGACACGATGTGGTAATAGCATTAAGGAGAAGAAGATGAAATTCCTTTACATTTTATTCTTCATTAAAGTATGATTATACGATATAAATTGCATAGTAAAGCTATATTCGCGGTTATAATGATTGCAATAGTTGAAGGGAGATAATTATGAAGACTAATCAATGTAAGATTGTTGACTGCACCATCCGAGATGGGGGCCTAGTGAACAACTGGGATTTTAGTGTGGAATTTGTACAAAACTTATATGCCGGCTTGAATGAAGCTGGTGTTGATTATATGGAAATCGGTTATAAAAATTCACCAAAATTGCTCAAAGGAGCAGAGGGTGCCGGACCATGGCGTTTTCTGGACGATGATTTCCTGCGTAAAGTGATTCCGCAAAAAGGTCACACCAAGCTATCTGCTTTGGTTGATATCGGCCGCGTGGATGAGAATGATATTTTGCCCCGCAGCGAAAGTATGCTGGATTTGATTCGTGTGGCATGCTACAGCAAAGATGTAGAAAAAGCCCTCCAATTGGTACAAACTTTCCATGATCTAGGCTATGAGACAACGATCAACATTATGGCTTTGTCTAATGTTATGGAGAATGAATTGTTGGAAGCTTTTGAAATGATCCGTGAGAGCGTTGTTGATGTGGTATATATTGTAGATTCATACGGCAGCTTGGATCACAATGACATGAATTATCTGGTTGAGAAGTTCAAGACACATCTGCCAAACAAACGTCTAGGCGTACATACTCACAATAATCTTCAGTTGGCGTTCTCCAACACGTTGATTGCTGCTGAGAATGGTGTAGAGTTACTGGATGCTTCTTGTTATGGGATGGGACGAGCTGCAGGAAATTGCCCTACAGAGCTGTTAGTAACTCATTTGAAGAATACACGTTACTCCTTGCGCCCTGTGCTTGATATTATTGAACGCCTGATGATTCCTTTGCGTGAGAAAGAGGAGTGGGGCTATATCATTCCTTATATGATCACAGGTACACTTGATGAGCATCCACGTTCAGCAATGGCACTTCGTGCATCTGCAGACAAGGATAAATCCGTTGATTTTTTTGATAAGCTTACAACACCAGAAGTAACCTTTGGTGACAAATAAACCTGAGTTTCTTAGAAGCACTGAACCCTTTCGTAGGGGGAAGTGCTTTTTTGGTTGCCTGCTAGCAGAAAATGGTTTATATTTATGCAAGATTTATGAATATATAACTTATAAACGCGCCTTCCATTTGAATGCCGATAAAAGAAATGTAACTTAAAAGTCCTATCCCGCCGATATTTATACGTAGGACATAACTATACTTGAATGTTAATTAATAGATATTATTTTCAGACGCGAGGGACTTATGAGACAAGAAGAGAAAAAGACAATTCAAGCAGCTGCTGTAGGCGCCTTGCTGTTCCTTTTAATTCAAATTTTCCATACATCGCTTAACCGATTGGACGATTGGGATATTATTTCTTCTCTCTATCTCATTGTCGGCTGCTGTAATGTTGCTTTTGGATTTGCAATATTTGCACAGGGCTGGTTATTCTTCTCTAGCAGATTATCTAAAGGAAGATTATATGCCGCTGCTCTTTTTGGTGGAATATGTATTATTGATTTTTTGCATACACTGGGTTTTGTGGGCATCCCGTTGATTTCATCATTCATAACTTTTGAAGAATCGTTGTGGCTGCGAACCCTCTCACGACTAATCAGCGGTTTAGGAATGTTGTTTATTTTTAGCAGGGAAGATAAGCCCGTGTCTGTCTCTGAAAAAAGAAAGTTGTTTAGAATAGCCTTCATGCTGATTGTGCTTTCCATTGTTTTGTTTATATTCAGCCACTCGGCGTTACCTCAGTTTTTAACTAAACCTTGGATGAATCCTTTGAAGCAGATTGCTGATTTGGCAGTTCTTTTTGTTTACTTGGCAGGTGTTGCAGTTATTGTATTTCCTGAAAAAAGTGAAAAGTCAGCCTCCCTGCTTATTATTATTCGAGCACTTATCTTTTTCTCTTTGGGCCAAGCCTTTTTTATGAGTCCGTTCAGTAGTGGCAATATAGATGATCTTTTTGGAATGGTGTGTAGCGGTGTTGCATACTATTTGCTTCTTACTGGAGTATATCGTCTGACGATTGAAGAACCCTTTTACGAAAAGCAGTTGGCTGAGGAACGGATCAATTATTTAGCCTATCATGATGATTTAACGGGACTTCCCAATAGACGTCGTCTGACGCAGCGTGTAGAAGAGATGATTATTGCTGGAGAGAAGAAAACGAGCGATAAATTCTCAGCGTTAGCTATTATGAATATTAATCATTTCAAGAATATAAATGACTCCCTGGGCCATTTTGCCGGAGACCATTTACTGAAGCTGGTGTCTGAGCGCCTTGTGAATGAGGCTAAATTTACTGAAGAGCTTTATAGTATGGGGGCGGATGAGTTCGCTTTTCTTATGATGGAGAGAGCAAGTCTTGGAGAATGTTTGGTTCGAGCTACGGAGCTGCATCGATTGTTTGAGGTACCTATTGCCTTAGAGTCGGGGGAGTACCATATTTCGCTTAGTATGGGGTTAAGTATTTATCCCGGTGACGGTGAAACTGCGGAACATCTAATTCAGAATGCTGATACGGCTGTACATAATGCCAAGGAACAGGGAGTAGAGATTCGCAGGTATATCCCAGCCATGCAGATGAAAGCAAAGGAACGTCTAAAGCTGGAAAATGACCTCCGCAGAGCGCTTGAACGCAATGAATTCTTTCTGGTGTATCAGCCAAAGGTTTTGCTGGAGACGGAAGAGATCGTAGGAATGGAAGCTCTGCTCCGCTGGAATCATCCGAAGCGTGGTCTGGTCTCTCCTGCGGAATTTATCCCGTTAGCTGAAGAGAGTGGACTCATTGTTCCGATTGGGGAATGGGTACTCAAAACAGCTTGTCTGCAGAATAAAAAATGGCAGCTGGCCGGCTATGTGCCGATTTGCGTCTCCATAAACCTATCTATGCGGCAATTCCTTCAGCCCAATCTAGCAGGGAGGATTCATACCATCTTAACCGACATTGGATTAGATCCGTGTTATGTCGACCTTGAGATTACTGAGAGTATGACCTTGGATAAAGAAACAGCCTTTGATCAGCTGAAACGTCTGAAAGAGCTTGGTGTCTTCATCAGTATTGATGATTTTGGTACAGGCTACAGCTCCCTGCATTATCTAAAGAACATGCCGATCGACAGATTGAAAATTGACAGGTCGTTCGTATCAGAGGTTATGGAGGACAGCAACAATGCTGCTATAGTCTCTACAATCACTTCTATGGCGCATCATTTGAAGCTGAAGGTTACGGCTGAGGGTGTGGAGAACAAGGAGCAGCTGCAATTTCTGCGGGAGCAGCATTGTCATGAAGCTCAAGGATTTCTGTTCAGCAAACCTATTCAACCAGCAGAGTTTGAGGCGATATTTTTAAAAAAGGCACCCCTCAGCGCTTCCCTGTAAACTAAAAAAATGTTGATTTTTACTTGTAGAGATGATACAATAACTCTTGTATTCACTTTCTAGTGCGGGTGTAGTTCAATGGTAGAACTTCAGCCTTCCAAGCTGATAGCGTGGGTTCGATTCCCATCACCCGCTCCATAATTCAAACTTCCAAATCCTTGCGATGCAAGGGTTTTTTTTATATCCCATCAGCCTATATTGGTTGGTGGGATTTTTTTTGTTTATACTATTTGCCTAATGGAAAAACTTTAATATAGCGTACTTTTAAGAAAAGGTTGTGAAAATTTTGAATGGTGCAAAGATTGCGTTCCTATCTGTACTTAGCAATACATTTATCGTTTCTTTAAAGCTTATGGTCGGAGTACTTACAGGTTCAGTAGCAATTATCTCGGAAGCGATCCACTCCTCCTTAGATTTAGTTGCTTCGTTGATTGCTTTTTTCTCGGTCCGATGGTCGAGTCGCTCTGCGGATAAAGCTCATCCTTATGGTCATGGCAAAGTGGAGAATATCTCAGGGACGATTGAAACGTTGCTTATTTTTGTAGCTGGATTCTGGATTATAAATGAGTGTGTTCATAAAATAATGAATCCAACCGCGATCGAACTTCCCTTTTTGGGCATTATTGTGATGGTGGTCGGAGCGGGGATCAATTATATGGTTTCACGCAAGGTTAAAAAGAAGGCAGACGAACTTCACTCTGTGGCTATGAAATCGAATGCTCTGCATTTGCTTACGGATGTTTTCACCTCTTTGGGGGTTGCATTCAGTTTATTATTGGTCACCCTCACTGGATGGACGATACTCGACCCTGTCATTGGGATTGTGTTGGCTCTGTATATTATGGGTGAAGCCTATAAGCTTCTAAAGGAGTCATTTCCTCCGCTGTTGGATGCACGATTAACTGAGGCAGAAGAAAATGAAATATTACATGTCATAAAGTTATTTCAAGGGCGATATATTGAATTTCATGATTTTCGTACCCGCCGATCTGGTCCAGAAGAGTATGTCGACTTTCATCTTGTGATTCCTTCTAAAATGAGTGTTGCTACTGCGCATCAATTATGCGACGAAATTGAACTAGCCATTCAAGGCATATTTGAACGTGCCCAGGTGTTGATTCACATTGAACCCGAACATGAACAGTTAGCTAACAAACCTATATTACATGAAGGATAATATTGGTGATTACTCACAGAGTTTCTCT
It contains:
- the feoB gene encoding ferrous iron transport protein B — encoded protein: MSSIALVGNPNTGKTSLFNTLTSSYEYVGNWSGVTVEKKIGSLKNGAGKLIDLPGIYSLHPLSRDEGVAAQYLIEESPEALINIVDASQLERNLLLTLQLLEYGKPTLLGLNMIDVANARGIRINHEVLQSRLGITVLPLVARTGKGCAQVLSILEKSSAIPAVKFKLNYGEIVEHAISSIEKELLPIKDLPNHRWIALQLMEQNPVILHFLKTRMDTTRLLNICESCQSELQIKKLALTLPQWIRSQRMDYIHSICEVVLDTTTQKPHNLTERLDSILTHRFLGLPLFIFFMYALFKTTFDWVGGPLSDLLDGLISGPISDGANSLLQTLGASSFTHALIVDGLISGVGGVLVFVPQIFILFLIISFLEDSGYMARVCLLMDSTMERMGLNGKAFIPFIIGFGCNVPAIMAARSIEQPKDRMLTTLLMPLMSCSARLPVYALFAAVFFPAQEAVAVLSMYVMGIVFALILCKVFSKYLFKNESSVFMIELPPYRMPQIKTLSRSTWEKGKGFLRKAGTIILAGSAIIWFMSYAGPGGFDVDMDHSFLAKFGGMIAPLLAPLGFGTWQAGSTLVPGFLAKEVVVSTMNIIYHAPDAAGLENQISQVFTPLSSISFMAFILLYIPCLATVGVIKKETASWKWTFFSMGYSLVLAYIVSLIIFQGGRLLGWS
- a CDS encoding FeoB-associated Cys-rich membrane protein, with protein sequence MINVVIVALIFGYSGWTIYRHVQKGKQGACAGCDKGKSCSAASMDSPLSCCSTPVNNKK
- a CDS encoding FeoA family protein, which translates into the protein MASTSCSLLRLQPGSTGYIHKIEGINPILRRRLADLGVSEGVSIRLKGKGPFLGPITLECNGQLFAIRRKEASLIEVNVS
- a CDS encoding putative bifunctional diguanylate cyclase/phosphodiesterase, with the translated sequence MRQEEKKTIQAAAVGALLFLLIQIFHTSLNRLDDWDIISSLYLIVGCCNVAFGFAIFAQGWLFFSSRLSKGRLYAAALFGGICIIDFLHTLGFVGIPLISSFITFEESLWLRTLSRLISGLGMLFIFSREDKPVSVSEKRKLFRIAFMLIVLSIVLFIFSHSALPQFLTKPWMNPLKQIADLAVLFVYLAGVAVIVFPEKSEKSASLLIIIRALIFFSLGQAFFMSPFSSGNIDDLFGMVCSGVAYYLLLTGVYRLTIEEPFYEKQLAEERINYLAYHDDLTGLPNRRRLTQRVEEMIIAGEKKTSDKFSALAIMNINHFKNINDSLGHFAGDHLLKLVSERLVNEAKFTEELYSMGADEFAFLMMERASLGECLVRATELHRLFEVPIALESGEYHISLSMGLSIYPGDGETAEHLIQNADTAVHNAKEQGVEIRRYIPAMQMKAKERLKLENDLRRALERNEFFLVYQPKVLLETEEIVGMEALLRWNHPKRGLVSPAEFIPLAEESGLIVPIGEWVLKTACLQNKKWQLAGYVPICVSINLSMRQFLQPNLAGRIHTILTDIGLDPCYVDLEITESMTLDKETAFDQLKRLKELGVFISIDDFGTGYSSLHYLKNMPIDRLKIDRSFVSEVMEDSNNAAIVSTITSMAHHLKLKVTAEGVENKEQLQFLREQHCHEAQGFLFSKPIQPAEFEAIFLKKAPLSASL
- a CDS encoding leucyl aminopeptidase, with product MNIEYNSGVANNVQGDALILIISESEVENGGFSEGWDDRIRLLGKTGLFKGKLNQTYVLPAENSSGCPVVILVGRGDQLLTTEDLRQMGAQTARAALRLKALKLVFEVPDKLQELTVEKDVTSIAYALTEGLMLGSYRRATYKQVQSFYTGPTAVVFTIKEKLEGNAGRDWTQGIQKGLAFGEATNLARSLTNMPGNLLTPSDLAVAAIEVAERYGFPSEVLDEREIEQKGMGGLLAVGKGSVNPPRMIVIRYQGTGNWDKVVGLVGKGVTFDTGGISLKRAPGMEELISDMGGAAAVLGVMEALGRLRPRINVVMVIPSAENMPSANAFKPGDVITSMSGRTIEVLNTDAEGRIVLGDALTYAREWGAKRIIDVATLTGAVLSTLGDIATGAVTNDEAFLERFLAASSYSGEKVWQLPAYPEFREMLKSEVADIRNTAGRYGGATTGGLFVGEFAEGLPWIHLDIAGTAYVSKERGVNPKGATGVMVRSIIQWLLSESEI
- a CDS encoding cation diffusion facilitator family transporter — its product is MNGAKIAFLSVLSNTFIVSLKLMVGVLTGSVAIISEAIHSSLDLVASLIAFFSVRWSSRSADKAHPYGHGKVENISGTIETLLIFVAGFWIINECVHKIMNPTAIELPFLGIIVMVVGAGINYMVSRKVKKKADELHSVAMKSNALHLLTDVFTSLGVAFSLLLVTLTGWTILDPVIGIVLALYIMGEAYKLLKESFPPLLDARLTEAEENEILHVIKLFQGRYIEFHDFRTRRSGPEEYVDFHLVIPSKMSVATAHQLCDEIELAIQGIFERAQVLIHIEPEHEQLANKPILHEG
- a CDS encoding aldolase catalytic domain-containing protein; protein product: MKTNQCKIVDCTIRDGGLVNNWDFSVEFVQNLYAGLNEAGVDYMEIGYKNSPKLLKGAEGAGPWRFLDDDFLRKVIPQKGHTKLSALVDIGRVDENDILPRSESMLDLIRVACYSKDVEKALQLVQTFHDLGYETTINIMALSNVMENELLEAFEMIRESVVDVVYIVDSYGSLDHNDMNYLVEKFKTHLPNKRLGVHTHNNLQLAFSNTLIAAENGVELLDASCYGMGRAAGNCPTELLVTHLKNTRYSLRPVLDIIERLMIPLREKEEWGYIIPYMITGTLDEHPRSAMALRASADKDKSVDFFDKLTTPEVTFGDK
- a CDS encoding ATP-binding protein; the encoded protein is MISQYQESLLLPGRTYQTGPVDTTYEDVLENIDSGIMLFDEEGVISFVNKQMYGMLELTRHSLVGCTFSHLLSNVRLSRSKKKQVMQSYREMVYKGKSNYEFLDEYGRYWKVTLCCGEQMKGCYLFTVKEISDYKLIEQTAYQNDSLAMLGKLSASIAHEIRNPLTAIRGFIQLLHPYLHQLGKEEYAKIILAEIDRANDIIHEFLSSSKPSVPQVGMIPVSALLKEVVLLTESEALMKGCQINLHPLQEDMVISGDVKQMKQVVLNMIRNAMEAVADREDDSMGKIEVGARREGSEVRMFISDNGKGMDIRTLDRLFNPFFTTKENGTGLGLSVSDRIIKNHGGCISVSSRVNEGTHFVISLPLIH